A stretch of DNA from Longimicrobium terrae:
ACCCGAGCTGGTCCGCGCGCAGGAGCATGTGCGCCAGACGCGGATGGAGCGGCAGCCCCGCCATCTGCCGTCCATGCGGCGTGATCGTCCCTGCGGCGTCTATGGCGCCGAGTTCCGCCAGGAGTTCGCGGGCCTGCGAAAACGCGGCGGCGGGCGGTGCGTCCAGCCACGCCAGCTCCGCGGGGTCCGCCACGCCCCACGCGGCCAGCTCCAGCGCGAGCGGGGCGAGGTCCGCGTCCAGGATCTCCGGCGTGCCGTGCGGGACGAGTGCCTGCTGCGCGTGCTCGTCCCACAGGCGAAAGCAGACGCCAGGGCCCAGCCGTCCCGCGCGGCCGCAGCGCTGCTCCGACGAGGCGCGGGATACGGTGACGGTGTCCAGCCGCGTCATTCCCGTGCGTGGCGCAAAACGGGGGACGCGCATCAGGCCGCTGTCGATCACCACGCGCACGCCCTCGATGGTGAGGCTCGTTTCGGCGATGGCGGTGGAGAGCACCACCTTGCGGCGCCCCGGCCGGCCCGGCGCGATGGCCTCGTCCTGCGCGGGCTGCGGCAGATTGCCGTACAGCGGGAGGATGCGGACGCCCTCCGGCAATCCGCCATCCGACAGAAACGACTGCGTGCGATGGATTTCCGCCGCGCCGGGCAGAAAGACGAGCACGTCGCCGTCTACCGTTTCCACCGCGCGGCGCACGGCGCGCGCGACGACGGCCTCGATGCGCTCGTCGCCGCGTCCGCCCAGGTAGCGCACCTCCACCGGAAACATCCGCCCCTCGCTGGTGATGACGGGCGCGTCGCCCAGCAGCCGCGCGACGGGCGCGCCGTCCAGCGTGGCCGACATGACGAGCAGCCGCAGATCGTCGCGCAGGACGGCGCGGGACTGCAGCGTGAGTGCGAGGCCCAGGTCGGCGTGCAGGCTGCGCTCGTGGAACTCGTCAAAGATGACCAGCCCCACGCCCTCCAGCGCGGGATCGCTCTGCAGCATGCGCGTAAGCACGCCTTCCGTAACGACCTCGATGCGGGTGGACGGCCCCACGCGCGTTTCCATCTTTACGCGGAAGCCGACGGTGCCGCCCACTTCCTCGCCCAGCGTGCGCGCCATCTGCCGGGCCGCGGCGCGCGCCGCCAGCCGCCGCGGCTCCAGCATGACGATGCGCTGGCCGGCCAGCCACGGCTCCGCCAGCAGGGCCAGCGGAACGCGCGTCGTCTTGCCCGCGCCGGGGGGCGCCTGAAGCACCGCCGCGCCCGCAACCCGCAGCGCCTCGCGGAGTTCGGGGATGACGGATTCGATGGGGAGGTCGGTCGGCATCGCGATCGGGAAAACGGAACGCCGCGCATCCGGAGTGGATCGCGCGGCGGTAATGTAGCACGGTCGATGACGGCTTTCGACTAATCGGCGCAGAACAGGCGGGAACGGACCACCAATGCGGAGGTTCGTGCGCGCAGGGCGGGGATGGGCCGCGGCGGCAGGATCGTCGCGTGCGGCGAGATGAACCACAGGCGATGAGATATGGCGCGGGTCGGGTAGAGCGAGATGTCGCGCGCTCGGGCGGGATTGCGCCGCGGTGGGCGGGATGTGTCGAGGTGGGCGGGATGTGGCGCGCCCGCCGATCCCAGGAGCGAATGAATTCGCCGCTGGAAGAGCACGAAGTCCGCCTTCGCGGACTGCGAGAGCGGACTGGCGTTTCAGGGTGAGAGTTGGCTTGGCGGATAGTAGATCCTTCAGTCGCGCCGTGCATTGGCGGTCCGGAAAGACCGGTCAACGCTCCTTCAGGATGACATGGTGTGGGATGGACACGGTGTGCGATGGACAGGTGTGCGATGGCATGGTGTGGGATGGCATGGTGTGGGATGACATGGCGTGGGATGACATGGCGTGGGGCAGATAACCCTATACGGCACCACATCATGTCATCCTGAGGAG
This window harbors:
- the hrpB gene encoding ATP-dependent helicase HrpB, whose protein sequence is MPTDLPIESVIPELREALRVAGAAVLQAPPGAGKTTRVPLALLAEPWLAGQRIVMLEPRRLAARAAARQMARTLGEEVGGTVGFRVKMETRVGPSTRIEVVTEGVLTRMLQSDPALEGVGLVIFDEFHERSLHADLGLALTLQSRAVLRDDLRLLVMSATLDGAPVARLLGDAPVITSEGRMFPVEVRYLGGRGDERIEAVVARAVRRAVETVDGDVLVFLPGAAEIHRTQSFLSDGGLPEGVRILPLYGNLPQPAQDEAIAPGRPGRRKVVLSTAIAETSLTIEGVRVVIDSGLMRVPRFAPRTGMTRLDTVTVSRASSEQRCGRAGRLGPGVCFRLWDEHAQQALVPHGTPEILDADLAPLALELAAWGVADPAELAWLDAPPAAAFSQARELLAELGAIDAAGTITPHGRQMAGLPLHPRLAHMLLRADQLGLGALACDLAALLGERDVFRRGEHPADVDVRLRLEALRDLEAGRRARTHGSAVDEGGLRRVMAESRELRRRLRTRAGENEASAAGLLLAMAYPDRIGQRRGKAGRFLLRNGRGAAMAERDPLAGAPWIVAPELDGTGRESRVYLAASVDQAEIEREFAAQITTEEEVAWDEDARAVRPRRRTRLGALTLREVQITDADADAVAGALLRGIASAGIGVLPWSRGARQLQERMRFLHRHDATWPDVSDEALAAGLHEWLAPYVYGMTRLDDLHRLDLPELLLGMMGWERRAALDDLAPSHVDVPSGSRIPIDYSDVEAPVLAARLQELFGMMETPRIAGGRVPLTMHLLSPAHRPVQVTRDLGSFWKTGYFEVRKDLKGRYPKHYWPDDPLQAQATSRVRPRPG